From the genome of Mastomys coucha isolate ucsf_1 unplaced genomic scaffold, UCSF_Mcou_1 pScaffold6, whole genome shotgun sequence, one region includes:
- the Mycn gene encoding N-myc proto-oncogene protein, translated as MPSCTASTMPGMICKNPDLEFDSLQPCFYPDEDDFYFGGPDSTPPGEDIWKKFELLPTPPLSPSRAFPEHSPEPSNWATEMLLPEADLWGNPAEEDAFGLGGLGGLTPNPVILQDCMWSGFSAREKLERAVNEKLQHGHGPPGASSACSAPGVGASSPGGRALGGSSSAGRTGATLPTDLSHPAAECVDPAVVFPFPVNKRESASVPAAPTSAPATSAVVTSVSVPAAAPVAASVRAGGRPANSGEHKALSTSGEDTLSDSDDEDDEEEDEEEEIDVVTVEKRRSSSNNKAVTTFTITVRPKTSTLGLGRAQPGELILKRCVPIHQQHNYAAPSPYVESEDAPPQKKIKSEASPRPLKSVVPAKAKSLSPRNSDSEDSERRRNHNILERQRRNDLRSSFLTLRDHVPELVKNEKAAKVVILKKATEYVHALQANEHQLLLEKEKLQARQQQLLKKIEHARTC; from the exons ATGCCCAGTTGCACCGCGTCCACCATGCCGGGGATGATCTGCAAGAACCCAGACCTCGAGTTTGACTCGCTGCAGCCCTGCTTCTACCCGGACGAAGATGACTTCTACTTCGGCGGTCCCGACTCGACCCCACCAGGGGAGGACATCTGGAAGAAGTTTGAGCTGCTGCCCACGCCCCCGTTGTCGCCCAGCCGCGCCTTCCCGGAGCACAGCCCGGAGCCCTCGAATTGGGCTACGGAGATGCTGCTGCCGGAGGCCGACCTGTGGGGCAACCCGGCCGAGGAGGATGCATTCGGTCTAGGGGGACTGGGTGGCCTCACTCCTAATCCGGTCATCCTTCAGGACTGCATGTGGAGCGGCTTCTCTGCCCGCGAGAAGCTGGAGCGCGCCGTGAACGAAAAGCTACAGCACGGCCACGGGCCCCCGGGCGCCAGCTCAGCCTGCTCGGCTCCCGGAGTGGGTGCCAGCAGCCCCGGGGGCCGTGCTCTTGGTGGGTCGTCGAGTGCTGGCCGCACCGGGGCCACCCTGCCTACCGACCTCTCCCACCCGGCTGCCGAATGTGTGGACCCCGCCGTAGTCTTTCCCTTCCCGGTGAACAAGCGAGAGTCGGCGTCAGTGCCCGCTGCCCCCACCAGTGCCCCGGCGACCAGCGCTGTGGTCACCAGTGTGTCTGTTCCGGCTGCTGCCCCAGTGGCTGCTTCTGTTCGTGCAGGCGGCCGTCCTGCCAACAGTGGGGAGCACAAGGCCCTCAGCACCTCCGGAGAGGATACCTTGAGCGACTCAG atgatgaggatgatgaggaggaagatgaagaggaggaaatcGATGTGGTCACTGTAGAGAAGAGACGTTCCTCCTCTAACAATAAGGCAGTCACCACTTTCACGATCACTGTTCGCCCGAAGACCTCCACTCTGGGCCTGGGGCGAGCACAGCCTGGCGAGCTGATTCTCAAGCGATGTGTCCCCATCCATCAGCAACACAACTACGCTGCACCCTCACCCTACGTGGAGAGCGAGGACGCACCACCACAGAAAAAGATCAAGAGCGAGGCTTCTCCACGCCCCCTCAAAAGTGTTGTTCCAGCAAAAGCTAAGAGCTTGAGCCCCCGAAACTCAGACTCGGAAGACAGCGAGCGTCGCCGCAACCATAACATCCTGGAGCGCCAGCGCCGCAACGACCTGCGCTCCAGCTTCCTGACGCTCAGGGACCATGTGCCTGAGCTGGTGAAGAACGAGAAGGCGGCCAAGGTGGTCATCTTGAAAAAGGCCACCGAGTACGTCCACGCCCTACAGGCCAATGAGCACCAGCTCCTGCTGGAAAAGGAGAAACTGCAGGCGAGGCAGCAGCAGTTGCTAAAGAAAATTGAACACGCTCGGACTTGCTAA